One Cucurbita pepo subsp. pepo cultivar mu-cu-16 chromosome LG09, ASM280686v2, whole genome shotgun sequence DNA window includes the following coding sequences:
- the LOC111802675 gene encoding protein ROOT HAIR DEFECTIVE 3 homolog 2-like — protein sequence MRRDDCYTTQLIDNNGEFNASGLQDFVRKIKLADCGLSYAVVAIMGPQSSGKSTLLNHLFHTNFREMDAYKGRVQTTKGVWVAKCVGIEPCTIAMDLEGTDGRERGEDDTTFEKQSALFALAISDVVLINIWCHDIGREHAANRPLLKTVFEVMVRLFSPRKTTLLFVIRDKTKTPLPHLESILKEDIKKIWNAVHKPDSLKDTPLSEFFNVEIFALSSYEEKEKKFKEEVAQLRQRFFRSISPGGIAGDRRGVIPASGFSFSAQQIWKTIKENKDLNLPAHKVMVATVRCEEIAKEKFNHLTTDERWLALDEAVRKGPVLGFGKKLSSIIESYFKEYDTETAFFDDEVKKAKRKQLVSRVLEFVYPSYVILLGHLRSKAFENFKKRLEQSMNDGEGFASAVRKCTKTCMLEFDQGSADAAVQLANWDPSKFREKLCHDIDRHASSVQNEKLSGMIASYEKRLTEALTSPVRSLLEASGKDTWASIRKILQHETETTISKFSVDIASFELDQEKIDSMVLDLRNHARNVVENRAREEAGKALMHMKDRFSTVFYHDNDSMPRAWTGEEDIRTITKDARAASLRVLSVLAAIRLDEKPDKIENILTSSLMNDVVASSSSKDKSFGPSSDPLASSKWEEVTVKDTLITPVQCKALWRQFKAETEYMVTQAITAQEAYKRGNNWLPPPWAILAMFVLGFNEIMLLLRNPLYLVVIFVVYLLSKALWIQMDVGRAFQSGTLAGLLSISSQLLPSVINLIKRLAEQAHGHTNSQASRPSPPSANSRSFRSQTLYSNHANTILEPSAVTNVESSVSSNVESSSDSEIEYSSPSAGQAD from the exons ATGAGAAGAGATGATTGTTACACGACGCAGCTGATTGATAACAATGGCGAGTTCAACGCCTCTGGCCTGCAGGATTTTGTCAGGAAGATTAAGTTGGCTGATTGTGGCCTTTCTTATGCGGTGGTCGCTATCATGGGGCCTCAGAGTAGTG GGAAGAGCACGTTACTGAATCATCTTTTCCACACAAATTTTAGGGAGATGGATGCATACAAGGGAAG ggTTCAAACTACCAAGGGCGTTTGGGTTGCTAAGTGTGTTGGCATTGAGCCCTGCACAATTGCCATGGACTTGGAGGGCACTGATGGAAGAGAAAGGGGAGAG GATGATACTACTTTTGAGAAACAAAGTGCGCTATTTGCTTTGGCGATCTCTGATGTTGTTTTGATAAATAT ATGGTGCCATGATATTGGTCGAGAGCATGCTGCAAACAGGCCTCTTCTGAAGACAGTCTTTGAG GTAATGGTACGATTATTCAGCCCTCGTAAAACAACTCTACTGTTTGTTATACGTGACAAGACTAAG ACCCCACTTCCGCATTTGGAGTCTATTCTGAAGGAAGATATTAAGAAG ATATGGAATGCTGTTCATAAACCAGATTCCCTTAAGGATACTCCCCTCAGcgaattttttaat GTGGAAATCTTTGCTTTGTCAAGCTatgaagagaaagagaagaagtttAAAGAAGAG GTTGCTCAATTGAGGCAACGGTTTTTCCGTTCTATTTCTCCGGGAGGAATTGCAGGTGATCGACGAGGTGTTATCCCTGCTTCAGGATTCTCTTTCAGTGCGCAGCAAATATGGAAAACCATAAAGGAAAACAAGGACCTGAATCTCCCTGCCCACaag GTAATGGTTGCCACTGTGCGGTGTGAAGAGATTGCCAAAGAGAAGTTTAATCACTTAACCACCGATGAG AGGTGGTTGGCATTAGATGAAGCGGTCAGAAAGGGTCCTGTATTAGGCTTTGGGAAAAAGTTGAGCTCGATCATAGAATCCTATTTCAAAGA ATATGATACAGAGACAGCGTTTTTTGATGATGAAGTGAAAAAAGCTAAAAGGAAACAACTGGTGTCGAGGGTATTGGAG TTTGTGTATCCTTCTTATGTTATCTTGTTGGGACATCTGCGATCTAAAGCCtttgagaattttaaaaaaaggctTGAACAGTCTATGAATGATGGAGAAGGATTTGCATCAGCTGTTCGCAAGTGTACcaaaacttgcatgcttgagTTTGACCAAGGATCTGCAG ATGCCGCTGTGCAGCTAGCAAACTGGGACCCATCGAAATTCCGGGAAAAACTATGCCATGATATCGATAGGCATGCATCATCTGTTCAAAATGAAAAGCTTTCAGGAATGATAGCCAGCTATGAG AAACGCCTCACTGAAGCACTGACTTCACCAGTAAGATCTCTGCTTGAAGCTAGTGGGAAGGATACCTGGGCTTCAATAAGAAAGATTCTTCAACATGAGACTGAAACAACCATATCAAAGTTTTCAGTTGATATTGCTAGTTTTGAGTTGGATCAAGAAAAAATTGACAGCATGGTACTAGATCTAAGGAACCATGCTAGAAACGTTGTAGAAAACAGAGCAAGAGAAGAAGCAGGAAAGGCTCTAATGCACATGAAGGATAG GTTTTCAACCGTCTTTTATCATGACAATGATTCAATGCCTAGGGCCTGGACAGGGGAGGAAGATATTAGAACGATAACTAAAGATGCACGTGCAGCG TCGTTGAGGGTTTTGTCAGTTCTGGCTGCTATACGTTTAGATGAAAAGCCAGATAAGATTGAAAATATTCTCACATCATCTTTGATGAATGACGTTGTTGCAAGTTCTTCATCAAAAGATAAAAGTTTTGGACCTTCTTCTGACCCTCTTGCCTCGAGTAAATGGGAGGAG GTTACGGTAAAGGATACTCTGATTACACCTGTGCAATGCAAGGCCTTGTGGAGGCAGTTCAAAGCAGAGACCGAATATATGGTTACTCAAGCTATAACAGCACAG GAGGCTTATAAGAGGGGTAACAATTGGCTACCTCCTCCATGGGCAATTCTAGCCATGTTTGTTCTCGGCTTCAATGAGATTATGCTTCTATTAAG GAATCCACTCTACCTTGTTGTTATATTTGTGGTATATCTACTCTCAAAGGCCCTATGGATTCAGATGGACGTAGGGAGGGCGTTCCAAAGTGGGACT TTGGCCGGACTTCTTTCCATTTCATCTCAGTTGCTTCCATCTGTTATAAACCTAATTAAAAGACTTGCCGAACAAGCTCATGGACATACAAATTCTCAAGCATCTAGACCCTCACCTCCATCAGCGAACTCCCGGAGTTTCAGGAGTCAGACACTATATTCAAATCACGCCAACACAATTCTGGAGCCATCAGCTGTAACCAACGTTGAGTCGTCTGTATCATCCAATGTTGAGTCATCCTCCGATAGCGAAATTGAATACTCGAGCCCCAGTGCTGGACAGGCAGACTAA
- the LOC111802272 gene encoding photosystem I reaction center subunit III, chloroplastic — protein MSLTIPTNLSKPLLKPKFSSSLASKSRPSSSILCSATQNQNGSPENASSSLQAFSAALALSSILLSAPLPAVADIAGLTPCKDSKQFAKREKQQIKKLESSLKNYAPDSAPALAIQASVEKTKRRFAFYGKQGLLCGADGLPHLIVSGDQRHWGEFITPGFLFLYIAGWIGWVGRSYLIAIRDDKKPTQKEIIIDVPLATSLVFRGFSWPIAAYRELVNGELIAKDV, from the coding sequence ATGTCTCTAACAATCCCCACAAACCTCTCAAAACCCCTTTTGAAGCCCAAATTCAGCTCCTCATTGGCCTCAAAATCAAGACCCTCTTCCTCAATCCTCTGTTCCGCcacccaaaatcaaaatggaagTCCTGAAAATGCTTCCTCCTCTCTGCAGGCTTTCTCCGCCGCCTTAGCCCTCTCCTCCATCCTCCTCTCTGCCCCTCTCCCCGCTGTCGCCGACATCGCTGGTCTCACCCCCTGCAAGGATTCCAAACAATTTGCCAAGCGGGAGAAGCAGCAAATCAAGAAATTGGAATCCTCTTTGAAGAATTACGCTCCCGACAGTGCCCCGGCGCTGGCGATCCAAGCTTCGGTCGAGAAGACAAAGAGACGATTCGCTTTCTATGGAAAACAGGGGCTTCTTTGTGGGGCTGATGGGTTGCCTCATTTGATTGTGAGTGGCGACCAGAGGCATTGGGGTGAGTTTATAACTCCTGGGTTCTTGTTCCTTTACATTGCTGGGTGGATTGGATGGGTTGGAAGAAGCTATTTGATTGCTATTAGAGATGATAAGAAGCCTACCCAGAAGGAGATTATCATTGATGTTCCTTTGGCTACTAGCTTGGTGTTCAGAGGCTTTAGCTGGCCTATTGCTGCTTACAGAGAGCTTGTCAATGGCGAACTCATTGCCAAGGATGTCTAA